A part of Salmo salar chromosome ssa18, Ssal_v3.1, whole genome shotgun sequence genomic DNA contains:
- the LOC123728776 gene encoding equistatin-like, with translation MAILTIILLVSTAFALGDAMIRPCEDARDAAKHGPPGAYVPTCDDNGQYTPEQCSGSTGYCWCVTSYGQKIQGTETPPGTAINC, from the exons ATGGCGATATTGACCATCATTCTGCTTGTCAGCACAGCTTTTGCTCTGGGAG ATGCTATGATACGACCCTGTGAGGATGCTAGAGATGCCGctaaacatggcccacctggagCCTACGTCCCCACGTGTGACGACAATGGACAATACACCCCTGAGCAATGTTCGGGCTCTACAG GTTACTGTTGGTGTGTGACCAGCTACGGACAGAAGATCCAGGGTACAGAGACCCCACCAGGCACTGCTATCAACTGCTAG
- the LOC106578171 gene encoding saxiphilin isoform X1 yields the protein MAILTIILLVSTVFALGDATKQPRNRCELSRDTVKNGPPGDYVPMCDCKGEYTPEQHWGFTGSSSCLTRTGQKIPGTETHPGTAPIKCACSGARR from the exons ATGGCGATACTGACCATCATTCTGCTTGTCAGCACGGTTTTTGCTCTGGGAG ATGCTACGAAACAACCCAGGAACCGCTGTGAACTTTCTAGAGATACTGTGAAAAATGGCCCGCCTGGAGACTACGTCCCCATGTGTGACTGCAAGGGAGAATACACTCCTGAGCAACACTGGGGCTTTACAG GTTCCTCTTCATGTCTTACCAGAACTGGACAGAAGATCCCGGGTACTGAGACTCATCCTGGCACTGCTCCAATAAAATGTGCTTGCAG TGGTGCTCGCAGATGA
- the LOC106597483 gene encoding saxiphilin-like: MATLTIILLVSTVFALGDAMKRPKTPCERARDAVINGPPGVYVPTCDCQGEYTPEQHWGSTGSSWCVTRTGQKIPGTETPPGTASVKCACSGAR; encoded by the exons ATGGCGACATTGACCATCATTCTGCTTGTCAGCACGGTTTTTGCTCTGGGAG ATGCTATGAAACGACCCAAGACCCCTTGTGAGCGTGCTAGAGATGCTGTGATAAATGGCCCGCCTGGAGTCTACGTCCCCACGTGTGACTGCCAGGGAGAATACACCCCTGAGCAACACTGGGGATCTACAG GTTCCTCTTGGTGTGTTACCAGAACTGGACAAAAGATCCCGGGTACTGAGACTCCACCAGGCACTGCTTCTGTCAAATGTGCATGCAG TGGCGCTCGCTGA